The Xanthomonas sp. DAR 80977 nucleotide sequence CCAGGGCGATGCCCTCGGCCTGCATCAGCTGGCTCAGGTAGACGAAGCTCTCGAAGTCCTTCGGCTCGCCGAATTCGCGGCGGATGTACAGCAGCAGGCGCTGGTTGCCGTTGCCCTTGTCGAACTTCTGGTGCGCGCGCATCACCGGCGATTCCGGCTGCAGGTCGCCGGGTTCGGCGAAGGCGCGGATCGTGCGCATTTCCGGGAACGACTGCAGGCCGTATTCGGACATGAAGCGCGGGGTCACGTTGAGGTATTCGGTGACCGGCAGCGCCGGGCCGCCCCACACCTTCCAGTAGTGCATGTCGCCGTCGTCGGGCTGGTCGGCGGCGCCGTCGAAGTCGGTGCCGGGCGAGGTCGCCCAGTACGGGGTGTCGCTGTCGTACTTGCTCACCGCCTCGCGCAGCACGGTGCCGAACAAGGTGGTCATGCCGCGCTCGATGCGGCTGCGTTCCTCCGGGTCGATCGACTGCTTGAACTTGACCCGGTCGCCCCAGTTTTCCCAGCCGGTCTGCACTTCGTTGTTGCCGCACCAGATCACGATGCTGGGGTGGTCGCCCAGGCGCTTGACCTGCGCCTCGGCCTCGGCGCGGGTGTTCTCGCGGAACGCCACGTCGTAGGGCGGGATCGCGCCGCCGAACATGAAGTCCTGCCAGATCATGATGCCCAGGCGGTCGGCGTCCTCGTAGAAGCTGTCCGGCTGGTAGTGGCCGCCACCCCACATGCGCAGCATGTTCATGTTGGCGTCGCGCGCCGATTGCAGGATGCCGCGCATGCGCGCCGCATCGACCCGGCTGGGGAAGCTGTCGAATGGGATCAGGTTGGCGCCCTTGGCGAACACCGGGATGCCGTTGACCACGATCGCGAAGCCCTTGCCCCACTGGTCCTTGTCGCGGCGCAGCTCGACGCTGCGCAGGCCGGTGACGCGCTGGGTGTCGATGCTGTCGCCGGCGGCGTCGCGGATGCGCGCCTTGAACGTGTACAGGTCCTGCCTGCCATAGCCGGCGGGGAACCAGCGCTGCGGCTTGGCGATGCGCACCGGCACGGTCAGCGTGTTGCTGCCGGGGTCGAGCACCGCCTTCTGGCTCAGCTGCGCCACGCGCTGGCCGTCGGGGCCGAGCACGTCCAGGTCCAGTTGCACCTCGCCGCCGCGGCCGGCCTGGACTTCCAGCTGCGCGAGCAGTTGCGCCGCGTCGGCATCGACGCGTTGCTGGGCGATGTGCAGGCCTTCCACGCGCAGCGCGTCCCAGGCTTCCACGCGCACGTCCTGCCAGATGCCGGCGGTGACGATGCGCGGACCCCAGTCCCAGCCGAAGGTGTACGGCGCCTTGCGCACGTAGGTGGAACTGTGCCGCGCCACCGGCTCGTCGCCGAACGCGGAGTCGTAGGCGCCGGGCAGCGCGTACGGCTGCTTGGCCAGCCACGGCTGCAGTTTCTTGATCGGCGAATACAGCCGCACTTCCAGCACGTTGTCGCCGCGCTTGAGCAGCGGCTTGGCGTCGACCCGCCACTGCCGGAACATGTTGTCGGCGGCGAGCAGCTTCTTGCCGTTGAGGTAGACCTCGGCGAAGGTGTCCAGGCCGTCGAACACCAGTTCCACGTGCTCGCGCGCGAGCAGCGCGGCGTCGGCCTTGAAGCGGGTCTGGTACTGCCAGTCGCTGAGCCCGGCCCACTGGATCCTGGCTTCGTTGTCGCGATAGAACGGATCGGGCACCACCCCGGCCGCGATCAGGTCGGTCTGCACCGTGCCAGGTACCTGCGCCGGCAGCCATTGCGCCGCCTTCGGGAACTCCTTGGCGTGGGTCTCGCCCGGCGCCAGCCGCACCTGCCAGCCCTGCTGCAGCGACAGCGTCGCCGGTGCCGCCGCCTGGGCCAGCGCCGGCAGGCCCAACGCCAGCAGCAGCCCGAGCCGGGCGGGGAAGCGCGCGCGCGGCGCGGAACGGGAACGGCGATGCGGCTGGGTCATGCGTGGGTCTCCAGGGTCAACGCGCGGCGGCGGGGGGCGCCTGCGCGGTGGTTTCGATCAGGTGGACGGCGCCGATGGCGTAGTACGGGCCGTTGATGCGTGCGGTGGAGCGCAGGCACAGGTCGTGCGTGCCCGATTGCGCCGGCAGCGGCGCTTCCAGCGAGAACTGCTCGCCCAGCGCCTTGCCGCCCGGCAGCGGGATCCGCGCCAGCAGCTTGCCCTTGCAGTCGCCCAGGCGCACTTCCAGTTCGCCGTGCGCGGTCTTGGCCGGGTACTGCTTGACCTTGGCCTGTTCATGCGCCAGCCCGTAGTTGCGCGCCAGCCGCGCCGCATCGATGCGGATGCTGGCGATGCCGTCCAGGCGCGCGTCGGCGTAGCGCCAGCAGCTGCCGAACAGGTCGATGTTGAACACCGGCGTGTCCTTGCCCGGCATGTCCGGCAGCAGCGGCACGCGCAGGCCCAGGTTGCCGTCGGCGCAGGACCCCAGGCCCTGGGTGTCGCGGCTGAGCAGGCCGGGGCGGTCCAGGATGCGGGTGCGCGCGGCG carries:
- a CDS encoding beta-mannosidase is translated as MTQPHRRSRSAPRARFPARLGLLLALGLPALAQAAAPATLSLQQGWQVRLAPGETHAKEFPKAAQWLPAQVPGTVQTDLIAAGVVPDPFYRDNEARIQWAGLSDWQYQTRFKADAALLAREHVELVFDGLDTFAEVYLNGKKLLAADNMFRQWRVDAKPLLKRGDNVLEVRLYSPIKKLQPWLAKQPYALPGAYDSAFGDEPVARHSSTYVRKAPYTFGWDWGPRIVTAGIWQDVRVEAWDALRVEGLHIAQQRVDADAAQLLAQLEVQAGRGGEVQLDLDVLGPDGQRVAQLSQKAVLDPGSNTLTVPVRIAKPQRWFPAGYGRQDLYTFKARIRDAAGDSIDTQRVTGLRSVELRRDKDQWGKGFAIVVNGIPVFAKGANLIPFDSFPSRVDAARMRGILQSARDANMNMLRMWGGGHYQPDSFYEDADRLGIMIWQDFMFGGAIPPYDVAFRENTRAEAEAQVKRLGDHPSIVIWCGNNEVQTGWENWGDRVKFKQSIDPEERSRIERGMTTLFGTVLREAVSKYDSDTPYWATSPGTDFDGAADQPDDGDMHYWKVWGGPALPVTEYLNVTPRFMSEYGLQSFPEMRTIRAFAEPGDLQPESPVMRAHQKFDKGNGNQRLLLYIRREFGEPKDFESFVYLSQLMQAEGIALAAEHLRASRPQSMGSLYWQLNDVWPGASWSSLDYFGRWKALHYHAKRFYAPELIAALRNDKGQTEVTLVSDRTVPLAARWRMRVMDVSGKVLSKSEKPVTLAPLSSVRVGSFSDAQLLRRADPMRSFAVFELLDGARVLSRNLVFFDAAKNLHLPSPDIRSELRADGDGYALTLTSNTLAREVWLAFGDLDATLSDNAFDLLPGEPLTVHVRSAATLEQLRGALQVRDLADTLAGSPPEPAEAK